A window of Campylobacter cuniculorum DSM 23162 = LMG 24588 contains these coding sequences:
- the lysA gene encoding diaminopimelate decarboxylase gives MDYRKLKQEFKTPFYLYHFDEIKENFLKLKQVFKARKSQIFYAMKANSNLSLLQMLAKLDSGFDCVSMGEIQRALKVGVKPYKIILSGVAKTREELEFALKSDILYVNLESEAEMLLLEDVAKFLNLKARISIRVNPNVDAKTHPYISTGLHENKFGVELDLARKMYLYAKNSHFLEPVGVHFHIGSQLMDFSPIHEAAQLVAQLVKELKALKIELKFFDVGGGLGVSYENEKEPHLYDYAQGILAALNGLDVTIGLEPGRFLVAKSGELVCSVLYEKITAKKRFVIVDAAMNDLMRPSLYNAYHEIILPYNQGEKSLCDVVGGICESGDFLAKQRELEQTKSGDILVVKNAGAYGFSMSSNYNTRMRPCELALENGKIRLIRQRESFKDLIALEENFLN, from the coding sequence ATGGATTATCGAAAATTAAAACAAGAATTTAAAACACCTTTTTATCTGTATCATTTTGATGAAATTAAAGAAAATTTTTTAAAACTCAAACAAGTTTTTAAAGCAAGAAAATCACAAATTTTTTATGCAATGAAGGCTAATTCAAATCTAAGCCTTTTACAAATGTTAGCAAAACTTGATAGTGGTTTTGATTGTGTGAGTATGGGAGAGATTCAAAGGGCTTTAAAAGTGGGTGTAAAACCTTATAAAATCATATTAAGCGGTGTGGCTAAGACAAGAGAGGAGCTTGAATTTGCTCTTAAAAGTGATATTTTATATGTGAATTTAGAAAGTGAAGCAGAAATGTTGCTTTTAGAAGATGTTGCGAAGTTTCTTAATTTAAAGGCAAGAATTAGCATTAGAGTCAATCCCAATGTCGATGCAAAAACACATCCTTATATTTCAACCGGGCTGCATGAAAATAAATTTGGAGTGGAGCTTGATTTGGCAAGAAAAATGTATCTTTATGCGAAAAATTCGCATTTTTTAGAACCTGTTGGGGTGCATTTTCATATAGGCTCACAACTTATGGATTTTTCTCCCATTCACGAAGCAGCACAGCTTGTTGCACAACTTGTTAAAGAGTTAAAAGCTTTAAAAATTGAGCTTAAATTCTTTGATGTAGGCGGAGGTTTGGGTGTGAGTTATGAAAATGAAAAAGAACCTCATTTATATGATTATGCACAAGGAATTTTAGCAGCTCTTAATGGACTTGATGTAACCATAGGCTTAGAGCCGGGCAGATTTTTGGTCGCAAAAAGTGGGGAACTTGTTTGCAGCGTTTTGTATGAAAAAATTACAGCTAAAAAGAGATTTGTCATTGTTGATGCAGCGATGAATGACTTAATGAGACCAAGCCTTTATAATGCTTATCACGAGATTATCTTGCCTTATAATCAAGGTGAAAAAAGCCTTTGTGATGTTGTGGGAGGAATTTGTGAAAGCGGGGATTTTTTAGCCAAACAAAGAGAGCTTGAGCAAACAAAAAGCGGGGATATTTTGGTGGTTAAAAACGCCGGAGCTTATGGTTTTAGCATGAGTAGTAATTATAATACCAGAATGCGTCCTTGCGAACTTGCTTTAGAAAATGGTAAAATAAGGCTCATTCGTCAAAGAGAGAGTTTTAAAGATTTGATTGCTTTGGAGGAAAATTTTTTAAATTAA
- a CDS encoding HAD-IIA family hydrolase, with amino-acid sequence MLFLDVQGTLLSDVDKSPILGAKELISFLNSKNLAYLIITNNTKKLNFLEELRNKGLEIKQNAYLDPFCVFNRTLKPCKVAAYGSKEFLECIEELGYTLDYTSPDAVLVASYDDFKFKDFAAMIEFAQNDVKMIAMHETSIYKKDHRLYPGVGSIMAMIQNASHCEYEVVGKPSFAFYKQALALIREQKSDLEFKDITIISDDFKGDLLRAKELGMKCVLVLSGKISHTKGLDTSILDGVFKSILEFAKEFECKI; translated from the coding sequence ATGCTTTTTTTAGATGTGCAAGGAACTTTGCTTTCAGATGTTGATAAAAGCCCTATTTTAGGTGCAAAAGAATTGATTTCATTTTTAAATTCTAAAAATTTAGCCTATCTTATCATCACAAATAACACTAAAAAATTAAATTTTTTAGAAGAATTAAGAAACAAAGGACTTGAAATTAAACAAAACGCATATTTAGACCCTTTTTGTGTTTTTAATCGCACATTAAAACCTTGTAAAGTCGCAGCTTATGGCTCAAAAGAATTCTTAGAATGTATCGAAGAATTAGGATATACGCTTGATTATACAAGCCCCGATGCTGTGCTTGTCGCAAGTTATGATGATTTTAAATTCAAAGATTTTGCTGCGATGATAGAATTTGCACAAAATGATGTTAAAATGATTGCTATGCACGAAACAAGCATTTATAAAAAAGACCACAGACTTTATCCGGGTGTTGGCAGCATTATGGCGATGATTCAAAATGCAAGTCATTGTGAGTATGAAGTGGTTGGAAAACCAAGTTTTGCTTTTTATAAACAGGCTCTTGCTTTGATTAGGGAACAAAAATCTGATTTAGAATTTAAAGATATAACTATCATTAGCGATGATTTTAAGGGTGATTTGCTTAGAGCAAAAGAACTTGGAATGAAATGCGTTTTAGTGTTAAGTGGTAAAATTTCTCATACCAAAGGTTTAGATACGAGCATTTTAGACGGAGTGTTTAAAAGTATTTTAGAATTTGCAAAGGAGTTTGAGTGCAAAATTTAG